The Chryseobacterium suipulveris genome window below encodes:
- a CDS encoding class I SAM-dependent methyltransferase, translating to MKKLAKFLLNKIPRPMLINLSILLRPLIYQFFKGNKFYDPIDGKSYRKFLPYGYGKQRENALSPGTLSLERHRQMWLYLQNETDFFTKNYKVLHIAPEQEFLRKFKKMKNLDYTSADLFSPIVDVKADILDLPFEDESFDIIFCNHVLEHIEEDRKAMSELYRVMRKGGWGIFQVPMKNSLEKTYEDFSIKDPKERQKHFGQYDHVRWYGMDYFERLKSVGFEVDINFYSRKYSNEETQKFGLMENEILPVVSKK from the coding sequence TTGAAAAAACTAGCCAAATTCCTTTTAAACAAAATTCCGCGGCCGATGCTTATCAACTTAAGCATTTTGCTGCGTCCACTGATTTATCAGTTCTTTAAAGGAAACAAATTTTACGATCCCATTGACGGGAAATCGTACCGGAAATTTCTTCCCTACGGTTACGGAAAACAACGGGAAAACGCACTTTCACCGGGAACGCTCAGTTTGGAGCGACACCGACAAATGTGGCTGTATCTTCAGAACGAAACAGATTTCTTCACCAAGAATTATAAAGTTCTCCATATCGCACCAGAACAGGAATTCCTGAGAAAATTCAAAAAAATGAAAAATCTGGATTATACTTCGGCAGATTTATTTTCACCGATTGTGGATGTGAAAGCCGATATTCTGGATTTGCCGTTTGAAGATGAGAGTTTCGACATCATTTTCTGCAACCATGTTCTGGAACATATCGAGGAAGACAGAAAAGCGATGAGCGAGCTTTACCGTGTGATGAGAAAAGGAGGGTGGGGAATTTTTCAGGTGCCAATGAAGAATTCTCTTGAGAAAACCTACGAGGATTTTTCCATTAAAGATCCGAAGGAAAGGCAGAAACATTTCGGGCAATACGACCACGTCCGCTGGTACGGAATGGACTATTTCGAGCGACTTAAATCCGTTGGTTTTGAAGTAGATATCAATTTCTATTCAAGAAAATATTCAAATGAGGAAACCCAGAAATTTGGCTTGATGGAGAACGAGATTCTCCCTGTCGTTTCAAAGAAGTAA
- a CDS encoding T9SS type A sorting domain-containing protein yields MKKALLFILMASFCSAQHPDLVNNNWKITFVEDELHPSPWFAPPMTYNQVTKFSTVSPQLSSSFFNLISANLDYIGQDSFTVSNKTCTNEVYTGDNGEVNQFFSYLCTFFESSFIFHYYIQNNGNTKTLVITTPIFQQMHFEATNLTVEDNKLPNYSIAPNPVKDFLTVENTSGINTVSVFDISGKLVYQMKYDHAKTQKIDLQSLKTGTYFIKVNNEKMFKIVKE; encoded by the coding sequence ATGAAAAAAGCTCTACTTTTCATTTTGATGGCAAGCTTCTGTTCCGCCCAACATCCTGATTTAGTGAACAATAATTGGAAAATTACTTTTGTTGAAGATGAATTGCATCCGTCGCCATGGTTTGCTCCTCCAATGACTTATAATCAGGTTACTAAATTTTCCACAGTATCTCCGCAGTTGAGTTCTTCCTTTTTTAATTTGATTTCGGCAAACTTAGATTACATAGGACAAGATAGTTTTACCGTAAGCAATAAAACATGTACCAATGAGGTTTATACAGGTGACAATGGTGAAGTAAACCAGTTTTTTAGTTATTTATGTACATTTTTTGAATCTTCTTTTATATTCCATTATTACATTCAAAATAACGGCAATACGAAGACTTTAGTGATAACAACTCCTATATTTCAACAAATGCATTTCGAAGCGACTAATCTTACTGTGGAAGACAATAAGTTGCCAAATTACAGTATTGCACCAAATCCTGTGAAAGATTTCTTGACTGTGGAAAATACAAGCGGAATCAACACTGTTTCAGTTTTTGATATCTCGGGAAAATTGGTGTACCAAATGAAGTATGATCACGCAAAAACACAAAAAATAGATTTACAGAGTCTAAAAACAGGAACTTATTTCATCAAGGTTAACAACGAGAAAATGTTCAAGATCGTTAAGGAATAA
- the era gene encoding GTPase Era, whose product MHKAGFVNIVGKPNAGKSTLLNQLMGEKLAIVTQKAQTTRHRIFGIYNEEDLQIVFSDTPGVLDPKYGLQEKMMDFVKDSLQDADVFLFIVDITDKTEPFEFLVEKLNKIPVPVLILVNKIDESNQEELEKTMELWHERIPKAEILPISALKGFNTKVILPKLKSLLPENPPYYDKDQFTDKPERFFVNEAIREKILLNYEKEIPYSVEVVTEQFKEKEGIIFIDSIIYVERDTQKGIIIGHKGEAIKKVGTEARIDLEKFFAKKIHLNLFVKVKKDWRKNERDLKNFGYR is encoded by the coding sequence ATGCACAAAGCAGGATTCGTAAATATCGTAGGAAAACCAAATGCGGGAAAATCAACCCTTCTGAATCAACTGATGGGAGAGAAGCTCGCGATTGTTACCCAGAAAGCGCAGACAACGAGACACCGTATTTTCGGGATTTATAATGAGGAGGATCTGCAGATCGTGTTTTCTGACACACCGGGAGTTTTGGATCCGAAATACGGATTGCAGGAAAAGATGATGGATTTTGTGAAGGATTCTTTGCAGGACGCCGATGTATTTCTGTTTATTGTGGACATTACCGACAAGACTGAACCGTTTGAGTTTCTAGTGGAAAAACTGAACAAGATTCCCGTTCCTGTACTGATTTTAGTCAATAAAATCGACGAGAGCAACCAGGAAGAACTTGAAAAAACGATGGAGTTGTGGCACGAGAGGATTCCGAAAGCGGAAATTCTGCCGATTTCTGCGCTGAAAGGATTTAATACCAAAGTGATCCTGCCAAAACTGAAATCGCTGCTTCCCGAAAATCCGCCGTACTACGACAAAGATCAGTTTACCGACAAACCGGAAAGGTTTTTTGTGAACGAGGCGATCCGCGAGAAAATCCTTTTGAATTACGAGAAAGAAATCCCGTATTCTGTGGAAGTAGTTACCGAACAGTTCAAGGAAAAAGAGGGAATCATCTTCATCGACTCGATTATTTATGTGGAGCGTGACACACAGAAAGGTATTATTATCGGGCATAAAGGCGAAGCGATCAAGAAAGTGGGAACAGAAGCGAGAATCGATCTTGAGAAGTTTTTTGCCAAGAAAATCCACCTCAATCTTTTCGTAAAAGTGAAAAAAGACTGGCGAAAAAATGAACGGGATTTGAAGAACTTCGGATACCGATGA
- a CDS encoding DoxX family protein has translation MNYFTSTKSNPFLVDIFLLVVRIFIGFAMISHGFPKLQMLTSGEEIQFFDFLGMGPKATLVLAVFAEFVCSIFIILGLFTRIAVFFLTFAMFIAAFVVHSGDPFAKREMSLLYLCLYLLLFAFGPGKYSIDGMISKRRESRW, from the coding sequence ATGAATTATTTCACTTCAACTAAAAGCAACCCTTTTCTGGTGGATATTTTCCTTCTTGTAGTACGCATATTCATTGGGTTTGCAATGATTTCGCACGGGTTTCCGAAACTACAGATGCTTACTTCGGGAGAAGAAATCCAGTTCTTTGACTTTTTGGGAATGGGTCCGAAAGCGACTTTGGTTCTCGCAGTTTTCGCCGAGTTTGTTTGTTCAATATTTATCATTTTAGGGCTCTTCACAAGAATTGCAGTTTTCTTTTTGACCTTCGCAATGTTTATTGCTGCGTTCGTGGTACACAGCGGTGATCCCTTTGCTAAAAGGGAAATGAGCTTGCTTTACCTGTGTTTATATCTGTTATTGTTTGCTTTCGGTCCAGGAAAATATTCTATTGACGGAATGATTAGCAAAAGAAGGGAATCCCGGTGGTAA
- a CDS encoding NUDIX hydrolase: protein MKTDDSKNKQSLQELIDTKDFVEHISVDCAIFGFDEGIMKVLLLKYHDLDLWSLPGGFVFNDEDLDDAASRVLYERTLLKDVFLSQFHTFGKIDRTENNVHRILLKNKAIEVSKDHWIFQRFITVGYCSLIDFTLVDSFPGALNETIAWFEVNKLPKMAFDHEEIIQRGLEHIRKDIDTQIVASKLLPEKFTMKELQTVYETVLGEELRRNNFQRKILALNTLERLEKFYDGSANKAPYLYRFADKK, encoded by the coding sequence ATGAAAACTGATGATTCTAAAAACAAGCAGAGCTTACAGGAACTTATTGATACCAAGGACTTTGTGGAGCATATTTCTGTGGATTGCGCCATTTTTGGTTTTGATGAAGGGATAATGAAAGTGCTCCTACTTAAGTACCATGATCTGGATTTGTGGTCGCTTCCAGGCGGATTTGTCTTTAATGATGAAGATCTAGACGATGCTGCGTCTCGGGTTCTCTACGAACGAACTTTGCTGAAAGACGTTTTTTTGAGCCAGTTTCATACCTTCGGAAAAATCGACCGCACCGAAAATAACGTCCACAGAATTCTTTTGAAAAACAAAGCAATCGAGGTTTCCAAAGACCATTGGATTTTTCAGCGATTCATCACCGTTGGCTACTGCAGTTTGATCGACTTCACTTTGGTTGATTCTTTTCCGGGTGCACTCAACGAAACAATTGCCTGGTTCGAGGTCAACAAACTGCCGAAAATGGCGTTTGACCACGAAGAAATCATTCAGAGAGGATTGGAACATATCCGAAAAGATATCGACACGCAAATCGTCGCCAGCAAACTTTTGCCTGAAAAATTTACGATGAAGGAACTTCAAACCGTTTACGAAACCGTTCTGGGTGAAGAACTTCGCAGAAATAACTTTCAGAGAAAAATTCTTGCACTTAATACTCTGGAGCGGCTCGAGAAATTTTACGACGGTTCCGCAAACAAGGCACCCTATCTTTACCGGTTTGCCGATAAAAAGTAA
- a CDS encoding acyl-CoA dehydrogenase family protein, whose translation MSYYPLSSIPDYYLMDELLTDEHKLIRQSVRDWVESFVMPKIDEAAQNHHDIPGLMKELGNIGALGPYIPEEYGGSGLDQISYGIIMQELERGDSAVRSAASVQSSLVMFPINEFGSEEQKKKYLRKLASGDMIGAFGLTEPNHGSDPGSMETHFEDKGDHYLLNGAKMWITNAPLCDIAVVWAKNEEGKVQGLIVERSYEGFTTPETHNKWSLRASKTGELVFNNVKVPKENLLPKVVGLKGPLSCLNSARYGISWGVIGAAIDCYCTAVQYSKERKQFGKPIGSFQLQQKKLAEFLTEITKAQLLCLQLGNLKNAHKATPAQISMAKRNNVKMAIDIARESRQILGGMGIMGEFPMMRHAANLESVITYEGTHDIHLLITGLDITGINAF comes from the coding sequence ATGTCTTATTACCCGCTTTCGAGCATTCCGGATTACTATTTAATGGATGAACTTTTAACCGACGAACATAAACTGATCCGGCAATCAGTAAGGGATTGGGTAGAAAGTTTCGTGATGCCAAAAATCGATGAGGCGGCACAAAACCACCACGATATTCCGGGACTGATGAAGGAATTGGGAAATATCGGCGCTTTAGGTCCGTATATTCCTGAAGAATACGGCGGCTCTGGATTGGACCAGATTTCTTACGGAATCATCATGCAGGAACTGGAAAGAGGCGATTCTGCAGTTCGTTCTGCTGCTTCTGTTCAGAGTTCTTTGGTAATGTTCCCAATCAACGAATTCGGTTCGGAGGAGCAAAAAAAGAAATACCTTCGGAAATTGGCGAGTGGCGACATGATCGGCGCATTTGGATTGACTGAACCCAACCACGGTTCGGATCCCGGTTCTATGGAAACTCACTTTGAGGATAAAGGTGATCATTATCTCTTGAACGGTGCGAAGATGTGGATTACCAATGCTCCACTTTGCGACATCGCAGTAGTTTGGGCAAAAAATGAGGAAGGAAAAGTTCAGGGGTTGATTGTGGAGCGAAGCTATGAAGGTTTTACGACTCCGGAAACCCACAATAAATGGTCGCTTCGTGCATCCAAAACAGGTGAATTGGTTTTTAATAATGTAAAAGTTCCGAAGGAAAATTTATTGCCAAAAGTAGTTGGTTTAAAAGGACCTTTATCTTGTCTCAATTCTGCGCGTTACGGAATTTCATGGGGCGTAATCGGAGCTGCAATCGACTGTTATTGCACCGCCGTTCAGTATTCCAAAGAAAGAAAACAGTTCGGGAAACCGATCGGCTCGTTCCAGCTTCAGCAGAAAAAATTGGCAGAATTCCTAACCGAAATCACTAAAGCTCAGCTTCTCTGCTTACAGCTCGGAAATTTGAAAAACGCACACAAAGCAACTCCTGCGCAAATCTCGATGGCAAAGCGAAACAACGTGAAAATGGCGATCGACATCGCAAGAGAATCGCGACAGATTCTCGGCGGAATGGGAATCATGGGCGAGTTCCCGATGATGCGTCACGCTGCAAACCTGGAGTCAGTCATCACTTACGAAGGAACGCACGACATTCACCTGCTCATCACTGGACTTGATATTACGGGAATCAACGCGTTTTAG
- a CDS encoding RNA recognition motif domain-containing protein, whose translation MNIFVSNINYATKEERLHELFSEFGEVTSAKIITDRETGRSRGFGFVEMGDEKGKAAIEQLNGRELDGKELNVSEAKPKEQKPRRSFDNNRGGYGGNRGGGGYNRGGGYDRGGSNNW comes from the coding sequence ATGAACATTTTTGTTTCAAACATCAACTATGCAACGAAAGAAGAGAGGCTGCATGAATTATTTTCAGAATTTGGCGAGGTAACTTCTGCCAAAATTATCACCGACAGAGAAACCGGAAGATCCAGAGGATTCGGATTCGTAGAAATGGGTGACGAAAAAGGGAAAGCAGCAATCGAGCAATTAAACGGAAGAGAACTCGACGGAAAAGAACTTAACGTTTCCGAAGCGAAACCTAAAGAACAAAAACCAAGAAGAAGCTTCGACAACAACCGCGGCGGATACGGCGGAAACCGTGGCGGCGGTGGCTACAACAGAGGTGGTGGTTACGACAGAGGCGGATCCAACAACTGGTAA
- a CDS encoding aldo/keto reductase — protein sequence MDYSEIIVGCMRWGIWGANHNEREVQKLIEISLEENLTTFDHADIYGNYTTAKLFGDTFAEMKIDREEVQLISKCGIEMPCSNRGFQIKSYNYSKEHIISSVENSLRNLQTDYLDLLLLHRPSPLMNPGEIATAFGVLRSSGKVLDFGVSNFSTSQFDLINDLFPLTTNQVEISINHTNSFYDETLEQMMRKKLKPMAYSVMGNYFTEKSEQNSRIGKILDELCQKYGAEENQLLLSFILKHPAKILPVIGTSKSENIQKLKQSLNINLEREDWFRLLEASKGKEVD from the coding sequence ATGGATTATTCTGAAATCATTGTAGGATGCATGAGATGGGGAATTTGGGGAGCAAATCATAACGAGAGAGAAGTGCAGAAACTGATCGAAATCTCTTTGGAAGAAAACCTCACCACTTTTGATCACGCCGACATTTACGGAAATTATACGACTGCAAAATTATTTGGCGATACCTTCGCTGAAATGAAAATAGATAGGGAAGAAGTGCAGCTTATTTCAAAGTGCGGAATCGAAATGCCGTGTTCCAACCGCGGTTTCCAAATTAAATCTTATAATTATTCAAAGGAGCATATTATCAGTTCTGTGGAAAACAGTTTAAGAAATCTGCAAACTGATTATCTCGACTTGCTTTTGCTTCACCGACCATCGCCTTTGATGAATCCCGGAGAAATTGCCACGGCTTTCGGTGTTTTGCGAAGTAGCGGAAAGGTTTTGGATTTTGGCGTTTCTAATTTTTCAACCTCCCAATTTGATTTGATTAATGACCTTTTTCCATTAACAACGAACCAAGTCGAAATCTCGATTAATCACACAAACTCTTTCTATGACGAAACTTTAGAGCAGATGATGCGCAAGAAACTGAAACCGATGGCTTACTCCGTAATGGGAAATTACTTTACCGAAAAATCAGAGCAGAACTCCAGGATTGGGAAGATTCTTGATGAACTTTGCCAAAAATATGGTGCCGAAGAAAACCAACTTTTACTGTCGTTCATTTTAAAACATCCGGCAAAAATTCTTCCGGTCATCGGTACTTCCAAATCTGAAAATATCCAAAAGCTCAAGCAAAGCTTAAATATCAACCTCGAAAGGGAAGACTGGTTCCGACTCCTCGAAGCTTCAAAAGGGAAAGAGGTTGACTAA